A region of Porites lutea chromosome 13, jaPorLute2.1, whole genome shotgun sequence DNA encodes the following proteins:
- the LOC140922448 gene encoding uncharacterized protein: MSPPFNKSLICSSSAPETGSTDFVDLTLDERFGYTRKAPISHQHNTCHGRSENALKRDPASFEGELPCFLVDEMWNDDDLPLVLSDDSDLIVSPVAQSRQNSSRSHCSKPTASKKRQEISDEFRQPLSRSSQFIIGCQAKKTGDNSSSGARVQSRENPKRISQHWSLSPAIPDADDIELISAVSRIPRRVLRSFPAPPPTPGADDFERITNSRGDSTKLLHALSQNTTFTALPASPTPAENALKQSNDNKLCTSRSDSKVDPTTTRTSHIRGLWKDDFPLDDLEMEEWDIFPDFTTPQTSVLNQPTKQIANLSSNMSSTSLDPLLLSQSGSGFNANSAHKSQDDFSTAMCEQSPISSSFFCSKSFTSTEQEHEEQDAFAGIFQGLL; this comes from the exons atgtccCCTCCTTTCAACAAGTCATTGATTTGTTCT TCGTCAGCACCCGAGACAGGAAGTACTGATTTTGTGGATTTAACACTCGATGAAAGATTTGGCTACACTCGCAAGGCCCCCATCAGCCATCAGCACAATACCTGTCATGGACGAAGCGAAAACGCTTTAAAGAGAGATCCTG CTTCTTTTGAGGGTGAACTTCCTTGCTTTCTTGTCGATGAGATGTGGAATGACGATGACCTCCCTTTAGTTCTAAGCGATGACAGTGACCTTATTGTCAGTCCAGTGGCTCAGTCGCGGCAGAATTCATCCCGTTCTCATTGCTCTAAACCCACTGCTTCAAAGAAACGTCAAGAAATCTCCGATGAATTCAGACAGCCGCTCTCAAGGAGCTCTCAATTTATAATAGGATGCCAGGCGAAGAAAACAGGGGATAATTCTTCATCAGGTGCTAGAGTCCAGTCTAGAGAGAATCCGAAAAGGATCTCGCAACACTGGTCACTTTCACCAGCCATTCCTGATGCAGATGATATTGAGCTCATAAGTGCAGTCTCAAGAATCCCAAGAAGAGTCTTACGTTCTTTCCCAGCCCCGCCGCCAACTCCCGGTGCAGATGATTTTGAACGGATAACCAATAGTCGTGGAGACTCAACAAAACTGTTACACGCACTTTCACAAAACACCACTTTCACGGCTTTGCCAGCTTCTCCCACCCCCGCTGAGAATGCATTGAAACAGTCAAACGACAATAAACTATGTACAAGTCGATCGGACAGTAAAGTTGACCCTACAACCACACGCACAAGTCATATACGCGGCCTTTGGAAAGATGACTTTCCACTGGATGATTTAGAAATGGAAGAATGGGACATTTTCCCTGATTTTACTACACCCCAGACCTCTGTTCTCAACCAACCAACCAAGCAAATAGCGAACCTTTCAAGCAATATGAGTTCAACTAGCCTGGATCCCCTGTTGTTGAGTCAAAGCGGGTCTGGTTTTAACGCAAACAGCGCCCACAAGAGCCAAGACGATTTCAGCACAGCAATGTGCGAACAAAG tcccatttcttcttctttcttctgttCCAAATCGTTCACGAG CACTGAGCAAGAGCACGAAGAACAAGACGCCTTTGCGGGGATTTTTCAAGGATTATTGTAA